The following is a genomic window from bacterium.
AGTCACGAAACTTGACAAGTCCGATATGACCAGAATACAATATTAGTCATTAGTCATATGAGAGTAATCGCGCAGCGACGAGATATTCGGGACCTGATTCTGGATGGTGTCGATCACCTTCTTGCAAAATACGGCTACAAAAAAATGACAATGGAAGATCTTGCACAACAGGTCGGCATTGGAAAAGGAACCATTTACCTGCACTTTCCCAGCAAACAAGGCGTCACGCTTTCGCACATCGATCGCATTGTGGAACGATTGCTTGTCCAATTGCGCTGGATCGCCGAAGGTGAAAGTGCTCCTGAAGAGAAGCTCAAGAAAATGCTCATCACGCGTGTACTCTTTCGCTTCGATTCTGTTCGCAACTATTCACAAAGCCTGAACGATCTTCTCGCTTCACTCAGAGGATCTTTGATGAGTAGGCGGGAAACTCATTTTGCAAAGGAAGCAAGCGTGCTTGAGGAAGTCCTCCAGGAAGGAAAGAAAAACGGTAGATTCCAGTTTTCAGACGTGAATCCCGTTGCTCAGGGTTTCATCTGGGCAACGAATTCACTGCTGCCCTACAGTCTCACGACGCGAGAGCTGGGTAAAAGAAAAGAAGTGGAAGATAAGGCTTCCCGAATCGCCGACCTTCTTCTCCATGGAATCATCCAGCGGGGAAAAAACTAAGGAGTTTGTGATGCTCAAAAGATTCGTGCAGCCTTCGAAGAGAACGCAGTAAACAAAGTAGCGCGGGCGTCACGCCTGCGATTCTGCGCAGACGGGACGTCCGCGCTACAGTAGTTTTTTCAGTTTTGGACCGGTGAAAATGAATCCTAAGCTCTTCTCCTTCTTCACCCAGCTCCATCAGCAATCGGTTAACCCAATCGAACACTGTTTCCGCATTTTCACTTCCCAACTTTTTGATATGGATTTTCATAGGAACAATTAAATCATGTATACAATGGTGTGCAATCTACAAAGGAGAACGGAATGGCCGACTTAAAGGAACTCATTAGAAAATCGAAGAAGCTTGCCGAACCCTACTGCATTGAGAAAGGTAAGGGATTTCGTTTGAAGGAGATCGATCCTGCTGACACAGGCAACATGGAAAAGGATGATAAGGAGAAAGCGAAGGAAGCACTGGAGACAGGAGTGGAAGCATTGTCAGAGCTGCAAGAGATGCTATATGAACAGGATTCCTGGTCGGTGCTTCTGATCTTTCAGGCGATGGACGCAGCCGGTAAAGACAGCGCCATCGAACACGTGATGTCGGGAGTGAATCCGCAAGGTTGCCAGGTTGCCTCTTTCAAGGCTCCCTCTTCTGAGGAACTCGATCATGATTTTTTATGGCGTTGCCAGAGGCATCTGCCGGAGCGGGGCAGGATCGGCATTTTTAACCGTTCGTACTATGAAGAAGTTCTGATTGTGCGGGTGCATCCCGAACTGCTGGCGAAACAAAAAGTCCCCAAAAAGCTGCTGGGCGATAACGTCTGGAAAA
Proteins encoded in this region:
- a CDS encoding polyphosphate kinase 2 family protein, coding for MADLKELIRKSKKLAEPYCIEKGKGFRLKEIDPADTGNMEKDDKEKAKEALETGVEALSELQEMLYEQDSWSVLLIFQAMDAAGKDSAIEHVMSGVNPQGCQVASFKAPSSEELDHDFLWRCQRHLPERGRIGIFNRSYYEEVLIVRVHPELLAKQKVPKKLLGDNVWKRRYRYIRAFERYLSSNGIVILKFFLYVSRKEQKQRFLARLEDPEKHWKFSAADVKERSFWKDYMKAYERMIQNTATKNAPWYVVPADNKWYTRIVVASAIIKTLGALDLHYPKIPEENLKDLAAAKKALLAEK
- a CDS encoding TetR/AcrR family transcriptional regulator, with protein sequence MRVIAQRRDIRDLILDGVDHLLAKYGYKKMTMEDLAQQVGIGKGTIYLHFPSKQGVTLSHIDRIVERLLVQLRWIAEGESAPEEKLKKMLITRVLFRFDSVRNYSQSLNDLLASLRGSLMSRRETHFAKEASVLEEVLQEGKKNGRFQFSDVNPVAQGFIWATNSLLPYSLTTRELGKRKEVEDKASRIADLLLHGIIQRGKN